In the Verrucomicrobiota bacterium genome, CTGGCAGCCACCCGATTGAAAGAGTTTGGTCCTGATTTTGTATCTGTAACCTATGGAGCCGGAGGTTCTACAAGAAAACTTACACAGGGGATTACCGCGCGCCTTCAAAACGAATTGGGTTGGCTAATGATGCCCCACCTCACTTGTGTTGGCTCAACAAAGGAGGAGTTAAAGGACATTATTCAGAGTTTTTATGATGAGGGATTTCGCAACATCATGACATTGCGAGGCGACCCACCCAAGGGAGAGGACAAGTTTGTAGCGACCAAAGATGGATTCCGATACGCAAGCGATTTGGTGGCCTTCATCAAAACAAATTTTCCCGATATTTGTATGGGGGTAGCTGGATATCCAGAAAAACACCCAGAAGCACCTTCGTTGGATGAAGACCTTAAGCATCTGAAGTTTAAGATCGATCAAGGCGCGGATTTCATAACGACACAGCTCTTTTACGACAATCAACGGTATTTTGAATTCGTAAAGAAACTCAAGGACCTAGGGATCGAAAAGCCGGTTCTACCAGGTATATTGCCGGTTTTAAATGTCGACCAGGTAAAGCGCTTTAGCATCACGTTACCCGAACCATTATATCAGCGACTCAAGAAAACAGGCGAAGACAAGGAAACCCAACGTGAGATAGGTGTGGATTGGGCTGTCGAACAGATTTCCGAATTACTTGATAATGGAGCGCCTGGCTTTCATCTATACGTCATGAATATGAGCAAGTCAGCCTTGAGTATCCTCGAAGGCCTGAAAGCCAGAGGCTATTTTCAAGAATAACAGGGACCCTATTACCCACCTGCAAGAACGACCTTAAACCCTGCTTCTTCCAGGATACGCTGAACATTTTCACGATTATCCCCCTGGACTTCCATCGTAGGCCCTTTCAAAGCTCCACCAACGCCGCAAGAGGTTTTCAATTGTTTCAGAATGTGTTCCCGTTCCCGCAGCTCGATATGCTGCATGCCATAAACTACGGTCACTGTCTTACCTCCACGACCGGATTTCTCGCGTTTAACGTCCAATCGACCCCGAGATTTCTTTTTTTCAATTGAAGAAGAATTCGAAATCACCGGACTGCTCGCGGGCAAAGATTTAAGCCCCTCTATCGAAAGAGCAGCAAATGGATTGTTTTCGAATGTATCTTCGCCTGAGACTGATAACCGTTCTTTTTTCTTTCCCATGTCAAATTTAAGAACCGTTATTCCGCTTATCCTTCAATAAACACCAGTGCTTTTTGGTAACTACGCTTATCCAAATAATGCTTT is a window encoding:
- the metF gene encoding methylenetetrahydrofolate reductase [NAD(P)H]; the encoded protein is MNSQAISSLLQSGKPIKSLEFFPPKTEEDTRRLFLAATRLKEFGPDFVSVTYGAGGSTRKLTQGITARLQNELGWLMMPHLTCVGSTKEELKDIIQSFYDEGFRNIMTLRGDPPKGEDKFVATKDGFRYASDLVAFIKTNFPDICMGVAGYPEKHPEAPSLDEDLKHLKFKIDQGADFITTQLFYDNQRYFEFVKKLKDLGIEKPVLPGILPVLNVDQVKRFSITLPEPLYQRLKKTGEDKETQREIGVDWAVEQISELLDNGAPGFHLYVMNMSKSALSILEGLKARGYFQE
- a CDS encoding translation initiation factor → MGKKKERLSVSGEDTFENNPFAALSIEGLKSLPASSPVISNSSSIEKKKSRGRLDVKREKSGRGGKTVTVVYGMQHIELREREHILKQLKTSCGVGGALKGPTMEVQGDNRENVQRILEEAGFKVVLAGG